The following coding sequences lie in one Lolium perenne isolate Kyuss_39 chromosome 2, Kyuss_2.0, whole genome shotgun sequence genomic window:
- the LOC139835687 gene encoding flavin-containing monooxygenase FMO GS-OX-like 9 produces MAAAAEHFVDEGSGLAVYLFDSLGVQHGKPLYNQRRSGMAAARELRREGHAITVMEQSADVGGQWLYDPRTDGDDPLGAAVPVRVPGSMYACLRLISPREAMGFSDFQFLPRHGVAGRDPRRYPVHREMYCYLRDFCDVFGLMDAVRLNTRVLRVAETMPASSTRQWAVRSVQLCDGDEKEEVFDAVVVATGHYSQPKLPRIKGMEEWLRRQMHSHSYRTPDPFRGEVVVMVGCGDSGKDIALDLRRVAKEVHLTAKSTEEAMTPAMSKMLANHANLHLHPQIDQLHADGRVVFADGSSVVADTVMYCTGYTYSFPFLDTGGAVTVDDNRVGPLFEHVFPPSLAPSLSFVGVPRKVLIPWFFEAQGKWVAQVLSGRRALPPVEEMLRSVEEHYRAREAAGVPKKYTHDIGGVEPLKMYEFGEKYCDFPRIENWQRELILSCIAGMNEDMENFRDRTDDSDNVRKGLQTWHSLAASAQAQDDKKVTVKDLAATQVDSQAMTKLLVN; encoded by the exons atggcggccgcggcgGAACATTTCGTCGATGAAGGCTCGG GCCTCGCTGTCTACCTCTTCGACAGTCTAGGCGTCCAGCATGGCAAGCCGCTG tacaatcaaagacgctcTGGCATGGCGGCTGCGCGCGAGCTGCGGCGGGAGGGCCACGCCATCACGGTCATGGAGCAGAGCGCCGACGTCGGCGGGCAGTGGCTGTACGACCCGAGGACCGACGGCGACGACCCGCTCGGGGCCGCGGTGCCGGTGCGCGTGCCCGGCAGCATGTACGCCTGCCTCCGCCTCATCAGTCCACGGGAGGCCATGGGGTTCTCCGACTTCCAGTTCCTGCCAAGGCACGGCGTCGCCGGCCGCGACCCGCGCCGCTACCCCGTTCACCGGGAGATGTACTGCTACCTCCGGGACTTCTGCGACGTGTTCGGGCTCATGGACGCCGTCAGGCTCAACACCCGCGTCCTGCGCGTCGCCGAGACCATGCCGGCGTCGTCGACGCGACAATGGGCGGTGAGATCCGTGCAGCTCTGCGACGGCGATGAGAAGGAGGAGGTGTTCGACGCGGTCGTGGTGGCTACCGGCCACTACTCGCAGCCGAAGCTCCCGCGCATCAAAGGCATGGAGGAGTGGCTGCGGAGGCAGATGCACAGCCACTCGTACCGGACGCCGGATCCGTTCCGCGGCGAGGTGGTGGTGATGGTCGGGTGCGGGgacagcggcaaggacatcgcgcTGGACCTGCGCCGCGTCGCCAAGGAGGTGCACctcaccgccaagtccacggaggaGGCCATGACGCCGGCTATGTCCAAGATGCTGGCCAACCACGCCAACCTGCACCTCCACCCGCAGATAGACCAGCTGCACGCCGACGGGCGCGTGGTGTTCGCGGACGGCTCAAGCGTCGTCGCGGACACGGTCATGTACTGCACGGGGTACACCTACTCGTTCCCGTTCCTGGACACGGGCGGCGCGGTGACCGTGGACGACAACCGCGTCGGCCCGCTGTTCGAGCACGTGTTCCCGCCGTCCCTGGCGCCGTCGCTCTCCTTCGTGGGCGTGCCGAGGAAGGTCCTGATACCGTGGTTCTTCGAGGCGCAGGGGAAGTGGGTCGCGCAGGTGCTGTCTGGCCGGCGGGCGCTGCCGCCGGTGGAGGAGATGCTGCGGTCCGTGGAGGAGCATTACCGCGCCAGGGAGGCCGCCGGCGTGCCCAAGAAGTACACCCACGACATCGGCGGCGTGGAACCTCTGAAGATGTACGAGTTCGGGGAGAAGTACTGCGACTTCCCGCGGATCGAGAACTGGCAGAGGGAGCTGATCCTGTCGTGCATCGCGGGCATGAACGAGGACATGGAGAACTTCCGCGACCGCACCGACGACAGCGACAACGTCCGGAAGGGTCTGCAGACATGGCACAGCTTAGCTGCTTCTGCTCAAGCTCAAGACGATAAGAAAGTTACTGTGAAAGACCTAGCTGCTACTCAAGTTGATTCGCAGGCCATGACTAAGCTTCTTGTCAACTGA